One Staphylococcus ratti DNA segment encodes these proteins:
- a CDS encoding tRNA1(Val) (adenine(37)-N6)-methyltransferase, translating into MLEQGERLDYLVKENLRIIQNDAVFSFSTDALLLGHFTTPRKRDRILDLCSGNGVIPLLLSAKGNNAITGIEIQEKLVDMARRSVAYNALKSQIEIIHDDLQHVTHRFKPASFDLVTCNPPYFKINQMNQHQIEAHKIARHELYCTLDDCIRVSGHALKQGGRLMMVHRAERLLDIFESMRRYHIEPKRLHMIYSKVGKEAQTIVVEGRKGGNEGLKLVPPFYMYDTCGNYTDEMKAIYYG; encoded by the coding sequence GTGTTAGAACAAGGTGAACGTTTAGATTATTTAGTTAAAGAAAATTTGCGAATTATTCAAAATGACGCGGTGTTTTCCTTTTCGACGGATGCTTTGCTCCTCGGCCATTTTACAACACCAAGAAAACGAGATCGTATTTTAGATTTATGTAGCGGTAATGGCGTGATTCCTTTATTGTTGTCAGCCAAAGGCAATAACGCAATCACTGGTATTGAAATTCAAGAAAAACTTGTGGATATGGCGCGCCGGAGTGTGGCGTATAATGCGCTAAAATCACAAATTGAAATCATTCATGATGATTTACAGCACGTTACGCACCGTTTCAAACCGGCATCTTTTGATTTAGTGACGTGTAACCCGCCTTACTTTAAAATCAACCAAATGAATCAACATCAAATTGAAGCACATAAGATTGCGCGGCATGAATTGTATTGTACATTAGATGACTGTATTCGAGTGAGTGGTCATGCGCTTAAGCAAGGAGGACGGCTAATGATGGTACATCGTGCGGAACGCTTGTTAGACATATTTGAATCGATGCGACGCTATCATATCGAACCTAAGCGATTACATATGATATACAGTAAGGTAGGAAAAGAAGCTCAGACGATTGTAGTGGAAGGACGTAAAGGTGGCAACGAAGGATTGAAGCTAGTGCCCCCTTTTTATATGTATGACACATGTGGGAATTATACAGATGAAATGAAGGCGATTTATTATGGCTAA
- the yabA gene encoding DNA replication initiation control protein YabA, producing the protein MDRNELFDRLMQLEQNVRGINENMQSLKALTVELVEENVALQTENDHLKSLLNQQQATSEQEAAKVKKRATKQLQSREYFAKLYHEGFHICHDVFGKHRKGEDCIFCLNVLNSKRDNES; encoded by the coding sequence TTGGATCGAAATGAACTTTTCGACCGTTTAATGCAACTAGAGCAAAATGTAAGAGGCATCAATGAAAACATGCAGTCACTAAAAGCATTAACGGTGGAACTTGTTGAAGAGAATGTGGCATTACAAACGGAGAATGATCATTTAAAATCTTTGCTTAACCAGCAACAAGCAACCTCTGAACAAGAAGCAGCTAAGGTGAAAAAACGGGCAACCAAACAACTTCAAAGTCGTGAATATTTTGCAAAATTATACCATGAAGGTTTTCACATTTGTCATGATGTATTTGGAAAACATCGTAAAGGTGAAGACTGTATTTTTTGTTTAAATGTTTTAAATAGTAAACGTGACAATGAATCATAG
- a CDS encoding PSP1 domain-containing protein, with protein MCFVVGVYFKKANTLEYYAPCDGDLCKGTPVVVESQRGFELGIVKHEPKEINGEDVAQPLKPALRIATEDDLLAQAANEAAAEEALALCKSYVAELGLDMRLVNCEYTLDRSKVIFNFTADERIDFRKLVRLLAQKLKTRIELRQIGVRDEAKLLGGIGPCGRSLCCSTFLGDFEPVSIKMAKDQNLSLNPSKISGACGRLMCCLKYEDDMYEAAREQLPDVGEVVETPEGRGEVISLNVINVSMFVKVEGFEQTLEYHIEELKTIK; from the coding sequence ATGTGTTTTGTTGTAGGTGTTTACTTTAAAAAAGCGAATACGTTGGAATATTATGCGCCGTGTGATGGTGATTTATGTAAAGGAACACCTGTTGTGGTGGAGTCACAACGGGGTTTTGAACTCGGAATTGTCAAGCATGAGCCAAAAGAAATAAACGGTGAGGACGTTGCACAGCCTTTAAAGCCGGCTTTGCGTATTGCTACAGAAGACGATTTATTAGCTCAAGCGGCTAATGAAGCTGCAGCTGAAGAAGCGTTAGCACTATGTAAGTCCTATGTGGCTGAACTTGGATTGGATATGAGGCTCGTCAATTGCGAGTATACGTTAGACCGTTCAAAAGTGATTTTTAATTTTACAGCAGATGAACGTATTGATTTTCGTAAGTTAGTACGTTTACTTGCGCAAAAGTTGAAAACCCGCATTGAATTAAGACAAATTGGCGTTCGTGATGAAGCGAAACTACTTGGCGGTATTGGACCTTGTGGGCGTTCACTCTGTTGCTCAACTTTTTTAGGAGATTTTGAACCGGTTTCAATCAAGATGGCAAAGGATCAAAACTTGTCATTAAACCCTTCTAAAATTTCAGGCGCATGTGGACGTTTAATGTGTTGCCTTAAATATGAGGATGACATGTATGAAGCAGCACGTGAACAACTGCCGGATGTGGGCGAAGTGGTAGAGACCCCTGAAGGTCGTGGAGAAGTAATCAGTTTGAATGTAATTAACGTCTCAATGTTTGTCAAAGTAGAAGGTTTTGAACAAACGTTAGAATATCATATTGAAGAATTAAAAACGATTAAATAA
- a CDS encoding DNA polymerase III subunit delta' C-terminal domain-containing protein: MKEIDQLLKAYENQKLSHAYLFEGDDMEAMTSAAMTFSTRILCHGDTQCEAKVNAHNHPDFHYVKTDETTIKKERIEQLVHHMNQLPIESDYKVYVIQDFERLTVQGENSILKFLEEPPSKTIAILISSKPEQILDTIHSRCQHVYFKPMRRQTFVARLAEHETITKPVAELLSTYTTQFEEALQLNEEADLSALRKVILQWCDRLLRQREMALIGIVELLKQAKNRRLQLLTLAGINAYFQDMMYAKLGMTSRMTFSELQSYYETGAQQLSYHHLTYIIEQITEAHKKLNQNVNPTLVFEQIAIKVKG, encoded by the coding sequence ATGAAAGAAATAGACCAATTACTTAAAGCTTATGAAAATCAAAAGCTTTCGCATGCCTATTTATTTGAAGGGGATGATATGGAAGCGATGACTTCAGCCGCGATGACCTTTTCGACACGTATACTATGTCATGGAGATACGCAATGTGAGGCTAAAGTTAACGCACACAATCATCCTGACTTTCATTATGTCAAAACAGATGAAACTACTATTAAAAAAGAGCGTATCGAACAACTTGTACATCATATGAATCAATTGCCTATTGAAAGTGATTATAAAGTGTATGTTATTCAAGATTTTGAACGTTTAACAGTTCAAGGGGAAAATAGTATTTTAAAGTTTTTAGAAGAACCACCGTCGAAAACGATTGCGATTTTAATTTCTTCTAAACCAGAACAAATTTTAGATACGATTCATTCAAGATGTCAACACGTTTACTTCAAACCGATGCGTCGCCAAACCTTTGTAGCACGTTTAGCTGAGCATGAAACGATCACTAAACCTGTAGCTGAGCTGTTGAGCACATATACCACGCAATTTGAAGAAGCGTTACAATTGAATGAAGAAGCAGATTTATCCGCTTTACGTAAAGTGATTTTACAATGGTGTGATCGATTATTGAGGCAACGCGAAATGGCGTTAATTGGCATCGTTGAATTATTGAAACAAGCTAAAAATCGGCGTTTACAATTGTTAACGCTTGCAGGGATTAACGCTTATTTTCAAGATATGATGTATGCAAAATTGGGAATGACGTCACGGATGACTTTTTCGGAGCTTCAGTCATACTATGAAACGGGTGCACAGCAATTAAGTTATCATCATTTAACCTATATTATTGAACAAATTACAGAAGCACATAAAAAGCTCAATCAAAATGTGAATCCAACGTTGGTTTTTGAGCAAATTGCAATAAAAGTGAAGGGGTGA
- a CDS encoding cyclic-di-AMP receptor: protein MKMIIAIVQDQDSQELSDRLVENNFRATKLASTGGFLRAGNTTFLSGVDDDRVEEILKVISDTCGNREQLVSPITPMGGSADSYIPYPVEVEVGGATVFVMPVESFHQF from the coding sequence ATGAAAATGATAATTGCTATTGTTCAAGATCAAGACAGTCAAGAACTCTCAGACCGACTCGTTGAAAATAATTTTAGAGCGACAAAGCTTGCTTCAACAGGTGGCTTTTTACGTGCAGGCAATACTACTTTTTTAAGTGGTGTTGACGATGATCGCGTAGAAGAAATTTTAAAAGTCATAAGTGATACATGTGGAAATCGCGAACAACTGGTGTCTCCAATCACACCGATGGGAGGCAGTGCGGATTCGTACATTCCTTATCCAGTTGAAGTTGAAGTTGGCGGGGCAACCGTTTTTGTAATGCCAGTCGAATCGTTTCACCAATTTTAG
- the tmk gene encoding dTMP kinase codes for MALFITIEGPEGSGKTTVLKSVVEQLSKDFEVIATREPGGVKTAEAIRNILLEGDAMDARTEALLFAAARREHLVDKVLPALEKGTTVLCDRFIDSSLAYQGFAREIGVKDIQTINEFAIEGHYPDMTLYLDIPAEVGRERIMSNQRAQNRLDKEDATFHNRVIKGYQQLIQQNPERYVVIDATQPVDEVVREVITVIKKRLK; via the coding sequence ATGGCATTGTTTATTACCATTGAAGGACCTGAAGGATCAGGCAAAACGACGGTACTGAAATCGGTCGTTGAACAACTATCTAAAGATTTTGAAGTGATTGCGACGCGTGAACCAGGCGGCGTAAAGACGGCTGAAGCGATTCGTAACATTTTATTAGAGGGAGACGCGATGGATGCGCGCACTGAGGCACTTTTATTTGCGGCAGCGCGTCGTGAACACCTTGTTGATAAAGTGTTACCTGCATTAGAAAAAGGGACGACAGTCCTTTGCGACCGCTTCATAGATAGTTCATTGGCTTATCAAGGTTTCGCCCGTGAAATTGGGGTAAAAGATATACAAACGATCAATGAATTTGCGATAGAAGGTCATTATCCAGATATGACATTGTATTTAGATATTCCTGCCGAAGTAGGGCGTGAACGTATTATGAGCAATCAACGCGCCCAAAATCGCCTTGATAAAGAAGACGCGACTTTTCATAATCGTGTTATAAAAGGCTATCAACAGCTGATTCAACAGAATCCTGAGCGTTATGTTGTTATTGATGCGACACAACCAGTTGATGAAGTGGTGCGCGAGGTAATAACGGTGATTAAAAAACGTTTGAAGTAA
- a CDS encoding aminotransferase class V-fold PLP-dependent enzyme, producing the protein MEKPLYERLEEWSKTQPISMHVPGHKNQTIGDLSFLTGRYDITEISGFDDLHHPEGLLKQSMANVNRHPDYDAFFLVNGTTSGILATIHAFQEQSGQVVMARNVHKSVFNALDLGAQQAVILPTEVDRRTAQYSAPNLRHLDLENGKLGVVTYPNYYGQTFNIDETIKQFHQHNIPVLVDEAHGAHFDLEGFPQSALNCNADFVVQSFHKTLPSLTMSSVLFIHKAAPQREKVIALLGTFQSSSPSYLLMASLEAANAFYQSYESTHFFEQRAQVLATLRQSKLHVLEVDDPLKVLIAHPNLAGYELQKRMEELGIYVELADESYVLWILPLWHESDVFPFELLLQRIAQIEVPQEERETEAVVSPKLYTGGGNYIPSSFEKDIWLPYHKAENRILAQHLILYPPGVPSLLKGEQVSLSMIELIDYWCQKGFRIEGLSEGKIKVKDD; encoded by the coding sequence ATGGAAAAGCCTTTATATGAGCGCCTAGAGGAATGGTCCAAAACACAACCTATATCGATGCATGTCCCGGGACATAAAAATCAAACGATAGGAGACTTATCATTTTTAACTGGTCGTTATGATATTACTGAAATTTCTGGGTTCGATGATTTACATCATCCTGAAGGACTTTTAAAACAAAGTATGGCAAATGTCAATCGTCATCCCGATTATGATGCTTTTTTTCTTGTTAACGGTACGACGAGCGGTATACTTGCAACAATACATGCTTTTCAAGAACAGTCTGGTCAGGTTGTTATGGCACGCAATGTGCACAAATCAGTCTTTAATGCATTAGACTTAGGCGCCCAACAGGCAGTTATTTTGCCTACAGAAGTAGATAGACGTACAGCACAATATAGCGCGCCTAATTTGCGACATTTAGATTTAGAAAATGGTAAATTGGGTGTGGTAACTTATCCTAATTATTACGGTCAAACATTCAACATTGATGAAACGATTAAACAATTTCATCAACACAATATCCCGGTTTTAGTGGACGAGGCACACGGCGCGCATTTTGATTTAGAAGGATTTCCTCAATCTGCTCTTAATTGTAATGCAGATTTTGTCGTTCAATCTTTCCATAAAACGCTGCCTAGTTTGACGATGAGTTCCGTCTTATTTATCCATAAAGCGGCGCCTCAACGTGAAAAAGTAATCGCGTTATTAGGAACATTTCAATCTTCTAGTCCTTCTTATTTGTTGATGGCTAGTTTAGAGGCCGCAAATGCATTTTACCAATCTTACGAAAGCACGCATTTTTTTGAGCAACGCGCTCAAGTGTTAGCAACTTTGCGTCAATCTAAGCTTCACGTACTTGAAGTTGATGACCCACTAAAAGTACTGATTGCGCACCCTAACTTAGCAGGGTATGAACTTCAAAAGCGTATGGAAGAGTTGGGCATTTATGTAGAGTTAGCCGATGAGTCGTATGTATTATGGATACTACCATTATGGCATGAGTCAGATGTTTTTCCTTTTGAGTTGTTGCTTCAGCGTATTGCACAAATTGAGGTGCCTCAAGAAGAGAGGGAGACAGAAGCGGTAGTTTCTCCAAAGTTATATACAGGTGGCGGGAATTATATTCCAAGCTCGTTTGAGAAAGACATTTGGTTGCCCTATCATAAGGCAGAGAATCGTATATTAGCACAGCACTTAATTTTATACCCTCCTGGTGTGCCGAGTCTGTTAAAGGGAGAACAAGTGTCGCTATCTATGATAGAATTAATTGACTATTGGTGTCAGAAAGGATTTCGTATAGAAGGTCTTTCTGAAGGAAAAATTAAAGTGAAGGATGACTAA